The Periplaneta americana isolate PAMFEO1 chromosome 2, P.americana_PAMFEO1_priV1, whole genome shotgun sequence genome has a window encoding:
- the Tektin-A gene encoding tektin-4 isoform X2, whose protein sequence is MADCVRSPVQQVQSQMPTYGGYMEEVDPCTGDVKQGEREKPRSPALAVKDPSCFLPESDPDPQKRFANVQTQGPNGVSCYCPGLSPHAHAQDLDYIPQPENRPVEALAACQPAPCVCDAPPCQEQPQKEVPCYLPELRDKFPPPEATTAEGQESQKMGVIGPWATGRVDWGPLAGLTGTRPVVDRYSITRYSEGEWRKHNADMLMSADKENHHAKIVDFNGRQCANFTATDTDKKQSDNTLRLSQRAHEVHRWKVELEHAINAMADEINTLALQRQRLRTAMGVLRMPESIAGECLDRRTGRLEPDLVRDKAEEELIKESALISEVRDLMERMLKQMEEQLRHNKAIKQRVEMDWSDKKENYDIEAVNVGLRNTSSTLLFRPGATRFPDGQSTPESWEHHTKENLSLLEAERQRSIELRHFLDSFMNDIARDLRMQADRVDTALAMRISETDEARQRLENELLKILRRIADTEKLIADLKQAIRNQDAGMKKAQTRLHNRLLRPRQESCRDVPQYGLVDEVKSIGESVSALKAQLQQAEESLYGLTTIRGDLEREIIVKRKTLYIDKDRCREIRSHYPSTVALTGY, encoded by the exons ATGGCAGATTGTGTACGCTCACCAGTGCAGCAAGTGCAGTCTCAGATGCCCACTTACGGAGGTTACATGGAG GAAGTTGATCCCTGTACTGGAGATGTGAAACAAGGGGAAAGAGAGAAGCCAAGATCACCTGCACTTGCTGTCAAAGACCCTTCCTGTTTTTTACCTGAAAGTGATCCTGATCCTCAGAAGAGATTTGCAAATGTTCAGACGCAAGGGCCTAATGGAGTTTCATGTTATTGCCCGGGG TTGTCACCACATGCACATGCACAGGACCTAGATTACATTCCTCAGCCTGAAAACAGACCAGTTGAAGCTCTGGCAGCATGCCAACCAGCACCTTGTGTGTGCGATGCACCTCCCTGTCAGGAACAGCCACAG AAAGAGGTTCCATGCTATTTGCCAGAATTAAGAGACAAGTTCCCTCCACCTGAAGCTACCACAGCAGAAGGTCAAGAGTCACAGAAGATGGGAGTTATTGGACCATGGGCAACGGGACGCGTTGATTGGGGACCACTTGCAGGGCTGACTGGGACTAGACCGGTGGTGGATCGGTATTCAATAACTCGATACAGTGAGGGAGAGTGGCGCAAGCATAATGCAGATATGCTCATGAGTGCAGATAAAGAGAACCACCACGCCAAAAT TGTTGATTTCAATGGACGGCAGTGTGCAAACTTCACTGCAACTGATACAGACAAGAAGCAGAGTGATAACACATTGCGCCTGTCACAGCGCGCACATGAAGTGCATCGATGGAAAGTGGAACTGGAGCATGCGATCAATGCCATGGCAGATGAAATTAATACACTAGCATTGCAGAGACAACGTCTCAGGACAGCAATGGGAGTGCTGCGAATGCCTGAGTCCATTGCAGGAGAATGCCTGGATCGGAGGACAGGAAGGCTTGAGCCTGATCTTGTGAGAGACAAGGCTGAAGAAGAGCTCATCAAG GAATCAGCACTGATATCAGAAGTGCGCGATCTGATGGAGCGTATGCTGAAGCAAATGGAAGAACAATTACGTCACAATAAAGCCATCAAACAGCGAGTAGAAATGGACTGGAGTGACAAGAAAGAAAATTACGACATTGAAGCAGTAAATGTTGGCCTTCGTAATACCAGCTCTACACTGCTTTTCAGACCTGGAGCTACACGCTTCCCTGATGG GCAATCAACACCAGAAAGCTGGGAACATCACACAAAAGAAAACCTCAGTCTTTTGGAAGCAGAGCGTCAAAGATCCATTGAATTGCGTCATTTTCTAGACAGCTTCATGAATGATATTGCACGTGACTTGCGAATGCAAGCTGACCGTGTAGACACAGCATTAGCTATGAGGATTTCTGAGACCGATGAAGCTAGGCAACGACTAGAAAATGAACTGCTCAAG ATCTTGCGTCGTATAGCTGACACAGAGAAATTGATAGCAGACTTAAAACAAGCCATTAGGAATCAAGACGCTGGCATGAAGAAGGCACAGACTCGCTTGCACAACCGCCTATTGAGACCTCGCCAAGAAAGCTGTAGAGATGTCCCTCAGTATGG GTTGGTGGATGAGGTTAAATCCATAGGAGAAAGTGTTTCAGCCCTGAAAGCCCAGCTGCAACAAGCTGAAGAATCTTTGTATGGTCTTACAACGATTCGTGGAGACTTGGAACGTGAAATAATAGTGAAGAGAAAAACACTTTATATAGACAAAGATCGCTGCCGAGAAATTCGCTCACATTATCCATCTACTGTTGCTCTTACTGGATATTAA
- the Tektin-A gene encoding uncharacterized protein Tektin-A isoform X1 — translation MADCVRSPVQQVQSQMPTYGGYMEVPQLPHPPERPCLSSPQGPPFCPPSAPPCCGPSKLKKCPPEMQLRNEIQNRSMMRSTCTDEAKLEIPNYYHCSPILQTTPQTGTNFQVTIPRKDVNDYVPSTCVCPESMLPKPPDVAKEPETYKGMPKYCSYLEKEAIKTSDVLPVKERELLHTSRLNMEKYCKKQPCSCIPPLPGRHSELSTLADKTEQTHQNIVASNLKHRIQTEAKNSDVVPSTDRIQTEQCVPECQVLCNNLKKIATCDPYFGSEEWGVQNQNRPQVVNLDKVHGNYRTVSWQTSPVHCPGYDKSEMKSQNNRSSPQSWICRKDCPGYMKDQAKVPDITPKQLTSRYKDAPTHQHCRIISRDLPDNYPAALCYCPIDKNKKSESKSERLCSHDNPNCKCRTFIPGYDPIEDKDKSKLCPKGILKYNCPTSELLKEVDPCTGDVKQGEREKPRSPALAVKDPSCFLPESDPDPQKRFANVQTQGPNGVSCYCPGLSPHAHAQDLDYIPQPENRPVEALAACQPAPCVCDAPPCQEQPQKEVPCYLPELRDKFPPPEATTAEGQESQKMGVIGPWATGRVDWGPLAGLTGTRPVVDRYSITRYSEGEWRKHNADMLMSADKENHHAKIVDFNGRQCANFTATDTDKKQSDNTLRLSQRAHEVHRWKVELEHAINAMADEINTLALQRQRLRTAMGVLRMPESIAGECLDRRTGRLEPDLVRDKAEEELIKESALISEVRDLMERMLKQMEEQLRHNKAIKQRVEMDWSDKKENYDIEAVNVGLRNTSSTLLFRPGATRFPDGQSTPESWEHHTKENLSLLEAERQRSIELRHFLDSFMNDIARDLRMQADRVDTALAMRISETDEARQRLENELLKILRRIADTEKLIADLKQAIRNQDAGMKKAQTRLHNRLLRPRQESCRDVPQYGLVDEVKSIGESVSALKAQLQQAEESLYGLTTIRGDLEREIIVKRKTLYIDKDRCREIRSHYPSTVALTGY, via the exons ATGGCAGATTGTGTACGCTCACCAGTGCAGCAAGTGCAGTCTCAGATGCCCACTTACGGAGGTTACATGGAG GTTCCTCAGTTACCGCACCCTCCTGAGCGACCGTGCCTTTCCTCTCCACAAGGACCTCCTTTCTGTCCACCTTCAGCTCCACCCTGTTGTGGACCTTCCAAACTGAAGAAGTGTCCTCCAGAGATGCAATTACGAAATGAAATTCAGAACCGAAGTATGATGAGGAGTACATGCACTGATGAAGCAAAACTTGAAATTCCAAACTATTATCACTGTTCACCAATACTTCAAACAACTCCACAAACTGGAACAAATTTTCAGGTGACAATACCAAGGAAAGATGTTAACGATTATGTCCCATCAACATGTGTCTGTCCAGAGAGCATGTTACCAAAACCTCCTGATGTAGCAAAAGAGCCTGAAACCTACAAAGGCATGCCAAAATACTGTAGTTATCTAGAAAAAGAGGCTATTAAGACAAGTGATGTGCTTCCTGTCAAGGAACGAGAGCTTCTCCATACCAGCCGTTTGAACATGGAGAAGTACTGCAAGAAGCagccttgttcttgtattcctccATTACCAGGAAGACACTCTGAACTCTCCACTCTAgcagacaaaacagaacagacacATCAAAATATAGTGGCTTCTAACCTAAAACATAGAATTCAAACAGAAGCCAAGAACAGTGACGTGGTTCCTTCAACAGATAGAATTCAGACTGAACAATGTGTTCCAGAATGCCAAGTGCTATGTAACAATCTCAAGAAAATTGCGACATGTGATCCTTATTTTGGCTCAGAAGAATGGGGAGTACAGAATCAAAATAGACCACAAGTTGTAAATTTAGATAAAGTACATGGTAATTATAGAACTGTGTCGTGGCAAACATCTCCAGTGCATTGTCCTGGCTATGATAAATCAGAAATGAAGTCACAAAACAATAGGTCCTCCCCTCAGTCCTGGATATGTCGGAAAGATTGTCCTGGCTATATGAAAGATCAAGCTAAGGTTCCAGATATTACACCAAAACAGTTAACTTCAAGATACAAGGATGCACCTACACATCAGCATTGTAGAATAATCAGTCGTGATCTCCCAGATAACTACCCTGCAGCCCTTTGCTATTGTCCAATAGACAAGAATAAGAAATCAGAATCTAAATCAGAGAGACTGTGTTCTCATGACAATCCTAATTGCAAATGTCGAACCTTCATACCAGGTTATGATCCTATTGAAGATAAAGATAAATCAAAACTGTGTCCAAAAGGAATACTGAAGTATAACTGTCCAACTTCTGAATTGTTAAAG GAAGTTGATCCCTGTACTGGAGATGTGAAACAAGGGGAAAGAGAGAAGCCAAGATCACCTGCACTTGCTGTCAAAGACCCTTCCTGTTTTTTACCTGAAAGTGATCCTGATCCTCAGAAGAGATTTGCAAATGTTCAGACGCAAGGGCCTAATGGAGTTTCATGTTATTGCCCGGGG TTGTCACCACATGCACATGCACAGGACCTAGATTACATTCCTCAGCCTGAAAACAGACCAGTTGAAGCTCTGGCAGCATGCCAACCAGCACCTTGTGTGTGCGATGCACCTCCCTGTCAGGAACAGCCACAG AAAGAGGTTCCATGCTATTTGCCAGAATTAAGAGACAAGTTCCCTCCACCTGAAGCTACCACAGCAGAAGGTCAAGAGTCACAGAAGATGGGAGTTATTGGACCATGGGCAACGGGACGCGTTGATTGGGGACCACTTGCAGGGCTGACTGGGACTAGACCGGTGGTGGATCGGTATTCAATAACTCGATACAGTGAGGGAGAGTGGCGCAAGCATAATGCAGATATGCTCATGAGTGCAGATAAAGAGAACCACCACGCCAAAAT TGTTGATTTCAATGGACGGCAGTGTGCAAACTTCACTGCAACTGATACAGACAAGAAGCAGAGTGATAACACATTGCGCCTGTCACAGCGCGCACATGAAGTGCATCGATGGAAAGTGGAACTGGAGCATGCGATCAATGCCATGGCAGATGAAATTAATACACTAGCATTGCAGAGACAACGTCTCAGGACAGCAATGGGAGTGCTGCGAATGCCTGAGTCCATTGCAGGAGAATGCCTGGATCGGAGGACAGGAAGGCTTGAGCCTGATCTTGTGAGAGACAAGGCTGAAGAAGAGCTCATCAAG GAATCAGCACTGATATCAGAAGTGCGCGATCTGATGGAGCGTATGCTGAAGCAAATGGAAGAACAATTACGTCACAATAAAGCCATCAAACAGCGAGTAGAAATGGACTGGAGTGACAAGAAAGAAAATTACGACATTGAAGCAGTAAATGTTGGCCTTCGTAATACCAGCTCTACACTGCTTTTCAGACCTGGAGCTACACGCTTCCCTGATGG GCAATCAACACCAGAAAGCTGGGAACATCACACAAAAGAAAACCTCAGTCTTTTGGAAGCAGAGCGTCAAAGATCCATTGAATTGCGTCATTTTCTAGACAGCTTCATGAATGATATTGCACGTGACTTGCGAATGCAAGCTGACCGTGTAGACACAGCATTAGCTATGAGGATTTCTGAGACCGATGAAGCTAGGCAACGACTAGAAAATGAACTGCTCAAG ATCTTGCGTCGTATAGCTGACACAGAGAAATTGATAGCAGACTTAAAACAAGCCATTAGGAATCAAGACGCTGGCATGAAGAAGGCACAGACTCGCTTGCACAACCGCCTATTGAGACCTCGCCAAGAAAGCTGTAGAGATGTCCCTCAGTATGG GTTGGTGGATGAGGTTAAATCCATAGGAGAAAGTGTTTCAGCCCTGAAAGCCCAGCTGCAACAAGCTGAAGAATCTTTGTATGGTCTTACAACGATTCGTGGAGACTTGGAACGTGAAATAATAGTGAAGAGAAAAACACTTTATATAGACAAAGATCGCTGCCGAGAAATTCGCTCACATTATCCATCTACTGTTGCTCTTACTGGATATTAA